ctttcctttcctctaCCTCCCCCAAACAGCCCCTAAGCGATTAGCAAGAACTTTAGTCAAAATCTTGTAGACGCTAGCAATGAAACTAATAGGCCGAAACTCTTTCACCCTGTTAGCATTCCTTTTTAGGAATCAAGCAGACTAAGGTTTCAATCATCAAACTCTTCAGAATCCCTCTTTCAAAAAATTCCTTGAAAACCCCATTCAATTCTCCTTAAAGAACGTCATAGAGAACCCATCTGCTCCTGAAAACTTGTTACCATCACAGCTGAAGACAACTTTTTTAATCTCGTCTAATGAGAATGGGGCCACCAAATCATCATCCTCCTTAAAGAATATAGACCACCCGTCAATGCCTTCCACGAACAACATATCCGACACCGAAGACTATAGAGATTAGAGAAAGAATTAGAATTTCCTCCTCAATCTCCTTACTATCTCTAGTGCTAACCCCATTGTCTAAAACAAGGAAGACCAATATGATTCTTGTTCCTCCTTCCATAGCCATCCTATGGAAGAAACCCGAGTTACAATCACCATTGTTAGCGGACTTGGACCTCAAACGCACAGTTTAGTGAGGTGTTTCCCTCAATTTACACTGGTGCTAGCTCTGAAAGTCTCTCAGTGAGAAATTTTTGGTCTTTCCAAGAGGATGCGTGGAACCTGAATTTTAGAGACAGGTTTTTTATAGGGAGATAGATGAGTGGATCACCTCTTAGAAGTCAGAAGACCTTCGGAAGAGGATGATCAAATTTGTGAGGTGACTGAAAAATCTGGCTATTTCATGTATACTTATTCccctttcatttgttttatggACGGTTTTATCTACTGCTGTCTTTGGGTTTATGTAAATCGTAGTAACCTTTTGgtcattttaatctttattagATCTCCAATTGGAGAGCCCTGATGTAACTCAACCATGGGTGTTTGGAGGTTCGACTCCTTTATTTCATCCAACGTTGTTAACTTGCGAAATGGAACATGAACTGAAATGGCATTTTGGTGTACcatgtatcaaaataaatcGAGTATCATAAGTTACAATTTGGAAAATGTCAACTCCTTCCTTTTACAGATACTAGATTGCCAAAAACCTAAATCAACCTTCAGACAACACAAAATCTAAATCAGGATGATTTCCTCTAAACTGCCCAAAACCTAATTCTATGCTCCCTGAGGACCAGCCAAAATTAAAACTCTGCATCTTTGAACCACATAGAAGTAGAACCCAAATTTAAGCTCCTTACCCCTCCCTGTTGGACAACCTTGGGACAAGATCTCTCTCATATACCTTAGTTTACCCCTCTTGTTGAACCTTGGGACAGGATCCCTCTCAAATACCTTAGTTCTTAATAGGCTCTACTGTTTTTCCTTCTGCCTTTATCATATGTTTTCTGaagtttacattttttaatgtgCTCTTGATGCAGTGAAAGTTGAGTTGatccaatttttatattatattttactagTCCAAGTAGTTTGCAGTGATGTGATTGTTTATTTACTGTTCTATTAGTTATTTGAGTACAGTTGGCTGTTatttttaacttaagttaCTAGTTGGGCAGTTGGAAGCATGTTTATATAAATGGGAGTTTTGCTATTTCAGCCTTATGAGAGACTAACCAATATTTTGATCAGTGCAGCAATTCTCAGTGGCAATATTCTGGGAATTCCTTCAAGTTGAGGAACAATTGGACGAGTAGCAATACTTTCTGCAGGAGGTGAGGTTGCTATCACCCTTGGATTGTATGATCCTGCATCTGACTTGGAGAAACTAGATGCCTAAAcaacaaccaaaacaaaaagaagaatcagGAGTTTTTTCCATGCAGCAACAATATATGgagaaaacaatataaacCAAAAGAACACAAAGTTCTAACAGCTTTTCAACCTTCTCAAGACTGGAAAATGCTTGCTGGACTACAACTGCATCACTTTGACGGTCAGTCTTAGGTCTCGTCGAATTGATCACTCCCTCCGGAATCTCCTCCCTGGGTTATCAAGGAAGTAGAATGAATAAATGCATGCAGTTTTCACATTTAACAGAAAGTTGACAGTGCGGGACTGCTGAAATCTAACCGTTTATAATGAACACTCCAACCTCCTTCCCCATCCAAGGATAGGACCACATCATGGAAAGCAACCAAGGCTGGGCGGTGCGAGATTGTAATGCATGATGTTCCCATATCTCTAACTTTAGAGCAAAATCGTTCTTCCATATCAGTTGTGACAGCACTAGTGCATTCATCGAGAATTGCAAACTTGGGCTTATGATAAAACAATCTGGCCATCCCCAGCCTTTGCTGCTCTCCTAGAGAGAGTTCTTCACCCCAGTTTATCTCTTTTTCAGGGGGGTAACGGTCCAGCAAATATTCAAGGTCAACCTTTTATAGAAAGGAACAGATTTCCAACACATTCAAATCCCAAAAGTAATGTAATGACCACTAaccttgaaaattaaaacaagagAAATACCACAAGGAGaaactaacattttttaataattctgCCATTCCATCACGTGTGAGTGGTTCAACTTCTTGATGTGCAGTTAGTGGGTAAATTAACTGGTCCCTAAGGGTTCCAACAGCAGTATAAGGTCTCTGAGGAACATAGAAAATTTCCTTGTTCAGATCAGAGCCAACCCCAGGTTTAACAATATGGCCAGAAATCAGAGGCCAAAGGCCACCTAAAACTCGAAAAAGGGAGCTCTTCCCACTACCATTTGGACCTTCAGCACAAAATAACAAGTTTCGTTAGTCCAAATAACATTCACAGCAGTGTCTGAAAATATTTCGCATCTGGATAATATTTCTGAACATATATAGTAGCAATAAAGCATCATGTAACTATTAGATTTAAGGTTTCTATCCTCCCACCCCATTCTGAACACcaaagggaaaaataaaaagaatgaacGAGCCACTGAATCTATTGAGTTTATGAGGAAACTGACAATAGGAAAATGGGTAAATAATCAACACCAAGCAAGATGACACCGGATGGAGGGAGTACCTGTAATTAAAAGATTAGATCCTGGTTTAACCTTAAGAGTCAAATTATCCACCAATACATTACCACTGGGAGTGACTACCTGGTAGCAAATTGAATGTTAAGATGGAATGTGAAGTGAATCTGTATGCGGAGTTAATCTAGCTAATTCAGCATACAGTTTACCTTAACTCCTTTAAACTCAATATAATCTGCTTCACTAAAGCAACTCATACCACCAGTTGCTGGCTGAGAAGATTCAACGCTCAACTCTCTGGACACAATCATTAACTCGTGAATCCGTCTAGCATAACCACTgcaataataaagaaaatgaaagagaatgaaaccaaataaataaataaataacttgaGAATTACAAGGGCATACTTCTAATAACTACTTTCATCTATAGATTCATTGCCCATGTCATGCAAAGACTGCTTGTGCTTGTTTTAAGGCTAACAAGTAACAACTACTTACTTCAACAACTAGAAACAGTAGTATccacaaaaaatatttatcaccAAATAATACCTGAGACGATTGAGACGTCTTGAACTAATAGATAGTGTTCCAAGAGACTGAAATAATGAGATTATAACACTGGTATGGTATCTAAGGTTGCTCAACATTTCTGCTCGCCCTAAAGTTGAAGAGTCAGGTCTGAGATGACCAGAAAAGAAAGGCTCGATAATCAAAATGACAGCAAAAGTGGCACCAAAATACTTCACTAAGAAGTCCTGAATCATGCCAAACCACCAATGTTCATGAAGAACAATTTTCAAATGCTCAACGAGGGTATTAAACTTTTGAAGAATATGaaattcttctcttctttctccacCATAAAAGGCTATGCTCTCAGAATGGGTTCTTAAACGAGATTGCAGTTGACGGTACTCTCCTTCAAATTGTTGTTCTTTAGACATTAGTTTCCCAAACGGAGGAGAAAATTTTCGGATCAAGGTTCCAGATACTGCTACATAGCCCTGCAGAGTAGTAGCATCGTTTTTCAGTTTGACTacttgtgttaaaaaaaattgactaaCTCTACAATGAAAAGCATTATCATATgaaaaagaatcaagaaaattgaaagagatTACCAGTATCCATAGAACATATTTTGGGCTAGCATAAGAACAAAGGCGCCAAGTATAGAGCAGACCATCAACCACTGCTGTTAAATCATCCTGTACAAGGTCACTCAACTCTGAACAAAACCGAGGTATATCACTTGCAATTCGTTGTTCAGGATTGGTCACTCGACCATCAACATGTGATATTTTGTAGTACGACATATTCTgaaacacaagaaaaaaaatatttacaattaattcAGCTACCATAAAAGGCAACCCATTTAGAACCTAGATTTTATAGTATCTCATCAATGTAAAATAGACAAGCCTTGGAAACAACATTTCTATCATCACAACCCAAGATAAGATGAGAAAAAACAGTCTTTTTGTAACTCCAATCACAACCCTCCAGAAGTTTCATTTGTATCATAATTTCCCTATCTAAAAAAGTGGGGGTGGGGGGggggaagagagagaggagggCAGACCAACTCAAGATAATCAGAGAACAGTATAGATGGAGAGACCAAAGTTTTTAGTTATGaagtttttcaatatatagactagtttttcttaaaaaggaaaccgcctcatttattaataaatcaacAATGGGACAAAAGTTCATAGTACAAGAGGATTATACAATGAGCATCCAAACCAAGGATTAGAAGGTAcaggcatctcaactaggttgacaccccttaGCACCCTATCAGATCCATACATGATAAAAAGGCGAAACAACTAAGAATGTCCAAGTGTGGGGCTAACCACAGCCAATACAACTCAAAGAACATTTGAAACAACTAGTCAATATAAAGACTAGTTTGGAGGATGCTTTTATGATTTCTATTCCTCAGGTTTAGATAAAACCACAACATCCCTTCCCTTTGAcaattttcttctactttaaTGAAGcagatgaattttttttaaaaaaatcccttTGTTAAGAGCTACAAATAAAGATACTAATATAGAAAGACATTAACATAACGTACATGACTGTCTATAAAATCTAcagaaattaatataaagagTAAACATTTGATTAATAGCACAAAGCGGTAGCCAGAAGTACCTTAAAATAGTGAGTGTGAATGAGTCGTGTTAAAATTTTTCTGAAATGTATACTTAAGATGCCAGTCACGTATTTTGAAGTAGAGTGAAGAGTTGAGAGAAGGAAACATAAGAGCAGATTCTCTGAAATCAAACGTAAGAATAATGGAACACGTCGTAGAAATGCTGCACGGAAAAGAAATCCTTGAACTTTTGCTAGTCTATTGCTCAGAGCAGTTCGTAATACCTGCATGGGTGATTAATACAAGTATGAACACATAAAACCACCAAAGAGCAACTCGTCACATGGTATACATAACTCTACGATAATTTAccaatgagaaagaaaaggaagaataagaaaaaaacagattGACAATATATCAATCAGACTCATCACATCACTTGATATATATAGCTTGCACTTACCACTATACCCAGTAAAGATAACAAATCCCTGGCACCCTTATTGCCCATCTTAGACAACAAAATAGCGGCAAGTGCATGAAGTGACTTCAGTCCCCCACTCTTCTGCGTGCTTTTCTTGATCCTGCCACCTTCTGTTGCCAGATTCGTAGATCTTTCGTCGTTATTATCAAGCCCATTGTAATGATTAAAAGATGGAGACTTTTCATTGCTGCTTCGTGATCGCAAATATGCAGCAGTCCCACCAACAAGAACAACACCAGTGGCAAATAGCAAAGTTTTCCTATCAAGAAGAATGACAATTCATTCATCGCTTACCCAAtcccaaaattcaaatataactatGGCTAGGAGGATTGACCAAGTGAATAAATTCCATAATAAGTAACGAGTTGGGGTTgatacatataaattataaaatgcCATGTGCATCATTGAAAGGAGAGTGGATATTGATTATCAACTCCAAACATCAAAAAAGATATCACAgtattatcaaattttctaaactaaaaagtaacaaaaactTGCCGGTTTGTAACCAGATTATTAAATAATCTAATGCACAGAAGCAAAGATTTGCCTTAAACTTCATCAACATATTAATTACAAGTTTACTACTTGAACATTCAAGTTTGTGTTGGAAAGGGTTTCTCAACGTTAGAAAGTGTCTAAAAGGtcctcaaactttcaattttgtgtctaataagtttttgagttttagaaaatatctactAAGTCCCTAgatgttaatatttttgtataataGGCCcttatcataattttaaaaaattatcattattattttttgaaaaaaaaacaaaacaaaacaactctTTTCATTGAAGAGGTAAAAGGAAACTAGTCCCTTTTGTGgtgcatttggaaagaaaaaatagtagaattttttaagatagctataattcttttgattctttttggactgtgtTGCAACACACAGCTTCTTAGTGGAGTacgaattacaccaaacacttttgtaatcATAGCCTTTTAATGAtattcaacaattggaaggccatcattttttagtttcttcatggaagggccctcttgtcccttaggttgtttttttttgttatatgaatacacatgtttcttatcaaaaaaaaagatccattagattcaaaattgaattttatgcATAATAGGACTgctaaactttcaattctgTGCCTACTagtccataaattttttaaaatgtcaaacagATTGAGAAACTAGTTGGACACAAGATTTCCAATtcaacacaaaattgaaaatataaggACCTATTTCTTTGAGAAGGAAGcggtctttttcttttttttcaaaagaagacaagtttctttattattaataaactcaaagtacaagagaattatacagtGAGAATAATAGAAAAGTCTAAAAATTGGGGGAGAGAGAGGATCAGCAGGTGCACCtgaacatctcaactaggttgacacccccttagcaccctcatcatatccaaagTACAAGAACAGTACTACATGTAATGACCAAAGTAACAATATAAAGCTACCTATGATAGACAGAAGCAAAGCTGAAAAGTAATAACTCAACAGTAGAAATACATATTAAAGCCCTTCAAAACTACAAAACAAAGAGAtaaaagctcaaagtacaagaggaTTATACAATGAGCAAAGGAACCAAAGATCAGAAGGTGCACCCGGAgatctcaactaggttgacaccccttagcaccctcatcaaattcaaaacaaattaaagtacAAAGATAATGTCCACAAAAGGACCTATCAGACATTTTTAAAGTTCGTGATGCAAGTTCAAGGGCTAAACTTGGACCTCAATTACATATTAAAAACTGATACTGTGGTGCTTAGGAAGCATACTACAAAATTCCAGCAAGCATTTGATGTATTGACACCAAAAATTTCCTGGAATCAATCAGATATATTCTAGTGAATTGGACCCGTAATTTAACATGCTAAATATTCCTATAAAAAAATGCTTATATTGATTACTACGGCATCTGGGAAGCATACTACAGAAGTTCCAACAGGTTTAATATAGTTGGAATTTGTAAATCCGtaattgtcaaatattttttaaaatcatctaGATTCTTTTCCATAATTGTAAGAGGACTTTGACCTAAACTGCACATTTTCAAccagaaaaataattttattcccTCAAAATTCAGAAAATGGCTTGACATCAAGAATTTCTTGGAATCAACATGATACATTCCTAGTCATATAATTCACGTTCAACCTTCACCTCCACCTACAACATACATATAACGATATTTTGAAATCTAGGCCTTCATCTCATTGTTTTTCCAGTTGAAATCTTGAAATAGTGGAACTCTTAGCCACACATTTTAACAAATACATTCGGTAAAACATCTGCACacattttaagaaacaaattccATACaaataagttttcttttctcaaagaTAAGAGAATGAGCAAATACCATATAAGAGCAAACAAAAGAACAGAACCtattgaaaaactaaaattagtgAAGTCTACTCAGATGAAATGTATCCACAATACAAGGTAGTAGTGAAACCAGTGATACCTCCTTGAAGCAAGAATATTGTGGCGATGCTTGGTTAAATGCAACAACTGAAGAGATGGCATCTTTTACAATCAACCTCCCTCCACTGAAGAGCTGTCAACAATGGAAATATCttctaaacttaaaaataagaagaatcaaattcaacaatAAAATGATTTCCACAAAATGACTTAGAAAGCCAGACCTATTCAACATATGAAGCTGATAAGTATATTGATAAAAAGTGACTATAGGCCAAGAGAGAGAATCCCAACAAAACCAAGAGGTTGAAGGAGCCTCAGTTGACTATGATTTGCATTGGgtcaaaagagagaaaaaatcttaaagagagagaagcaAGAATTCCATAGGTAGAAAATTTACTACATACAAATGACCATTTGTGGCAGAAAATGTCAGGAACAATATCCTTTTTAGTTAATCATGACTCGTGAGTATTTGAGTCGCTTGCACACATCTCAACCAGAATACTTGACCCTCCAACGTTTAGCATCAGGAATCTTGTAAAGTCTTATGTTCTAATTAAGTTGGCCAATGTGATTTGAACCCATGAATTGTAGACATTAAGATTTTTAGTATGCTTCATTGATCACTGAATTAATCAGTGGGGGTTAAGTGTTATAGACAATCTCATgagacttttttctttcctccttTTTTATATGAAACAAGCAATGGTCTCACAGTACATGCAAAAGCCATATTTGGAGGAATATGACAGCATGGAAGATGGACCATACATggcaaatatatatcttttgaaaaaacaagaaacaatttcTCATTGATGCAATGAAAAGGATTAAATGGTTAGGGCATGCAAACTCTCACATGAAGAgacaaggaaaagaaaaaactaagcCCAAATCACGACCAATTGTGTTCTTTTCTCCTTATAACTCAAGGATGTAGATGGAACAGATCCTGTTCAAGTAAGGCCATATCATTGCCAATTGTGTTGTCTCCCTTTTCTCCAGGTTTTCTCTAGCTTTTCATATTATTCCTCTCttagtttagttttctttttctctttttgtgtATGGTATGGAAGGCACTGTGTACTACAATTTCAATCTTTAGAATAAATCCAAACCATAAAGTTTAGGACAAATAGggcaaattttataaaagactGGCACTGAGAAGATGTTTCACTTCTATAAATGCTTTGACCGATTACACATGTTGGATTAGGCTTTCCTTTTGAACTAATCAGCTCAACAAACTGACTAAAAACTTCTCAAGAGGAGAACAATAAGATAAGAATGAGACTTGAACTAGAACTACCCACTGGAATACCATCCAAAATTTCTAATGACATCAAACACTGGAGATTAGTTCataacaaaaaggaaaatgataaaTTCATAGTCCTTACTCGAACCACCCTCCCTCCTCATTCACAATATAAATATCCGAGACCAGATACCTCATGGATAGAGTAAGAGTAAAATCCTCAAGATTATACAAACATGTTTGGAATTAAATGGTGCATATGAATAAGGCAAGACTAAAATCACACCCCAAAACGCTTACATACAACTAAGTCAGGTCTCCCACAAACTAAATTTGGATTTGGACATATGTATGAGATTCGTTGGTCGAACCTTTGGCAAACAAGTACAGTTAAACTTTGATAACATATCCACTAGTTGTAGTTATGAGAAACTCAAACTCTCTATCCATCTCACAGCCTTCTCCGCATCAAACCAAATGAAATCCTTCCTTCATTCCTTCCATCCGATGGCCTCAGTGTGTAACGTCTAACATATACATACAGGCTCATACATATATAACTCCAAATCAAAGAAAGCAAGAGCTGAACTTACCACCGAAATTTCTGGTATCCTTCTACGGCGGAAGTAGCCGACAAATCTCAAAGCGAGTTAGCGGTAGGCGATTTCTTTGGCAATCCGTAGTAATCCTAACCTTAGCTGCTTGTTCTGGCACCTATTAGCTTCTGCATCAACATTTGATTGTTCCATCGTCATCCCTCAATTTCATCCTAAAGAACTCCCCACCATTTCTGCCTCAGAAGTATTGCTTCTCAAGATTCTTAGACCCCTTACCGTAATGGCTTCAACTAGTTCGGTTTGCTCCAACTCCCTTTAAAATTGGGTTTTCTTCTCCATATCAAACTAGATTTTCacaaccaaaaacaaaacaaacattttatatatataaatatatatatataataatgccgtgttttcttttctttagtttctttcttttttatttttaagaaaagcaaaagggataatcatttgaaaagtattttttttctttttttgggcATAATTGATCAATTCGGATGTTAGTTGGGaaataattgtaaattcaATTTAAGAGCTcgtctaatttttaaaatttcatattagaaaaatgatcgctagatttttttttttttcttttaactataTAGATTTTAATGATATAGTGGATATATTTAACGTCGtcccaaaataaataattatggtGTTAAtcgttgaaaataaaacaacaaaggtttcattaaattttaagcGTAGATAGATTAAAACTCTTCCGCATGTAAAATGTAAGTAGGAATTTCGTACCGCTTTTACTAAAATGCCCCTTGACTCACCCTTTGCTTCCCTTTTATCCAAACTTTCCAACTTCTTCAtgcttttgaaattaattactgTTGTAAATATAAGGCACAGTTGGAaggaataattatattaatatggTGTTTCAAAATggataaaatatcataataaatgtattttttaaaatttactaccaaaatattgttgttttgaaactttttatcaaaatagctttaattttgatatttatttaaaagagaaaaaggaaagagggCGAGTCAAGACTTGCccttatttaaatataaaaagaaaggaatgaGGACGAGTCAACTCGTCctatttaaattagaaaaaaaaaaaaaaaaaga
This is a stretch of genomic DNA from Cucumis sativus cultivar 9930 chromosome 4, Cucumber_9930_V3, whole genome shotgun sequence. It encodes these proteins:
- the LOC101219705 gene encoding ABC transporter D family member 1, producing MPSLQLLHLTKHRHNILASRRKTLLFATGVVLVGGTAAYLRSRSSNEKSPSFNHYNGLDNNDERSTNLATEGGRIKKSTQKSGGLKSLHALAAILLSKMGNKGARDLLSLLGIVVLRTALSNRLAKVQGFLFRAAFLRRVPLFLRLISENLLLCFLLSTLHSTSKYVTGILSIHFRKILTRLIHTHYFKNMSYYKISHVDGRVTNPEQRIASDIPRFCSELSDLVQDDLTAVVDGLLYTWRLCSYASPKYVLWILGYVAVSGTLIRKFSPPFGKLMSKEQQFEGEYRQLQSRLRTHSESIAFYGGERREEFHILQKFNTLVEHLKIVLHEHWWFGMIQDFLVKYFGATFAVILIIEPFFSGHLRPDSSTLGRAEMLSNLRYHTSVIISLFQSLGTLSISSRRLNRLSGYARRIHELMIVSRELSVESSQPATGGMSCFSEADYIEFKGVKVVTPSGNVLVDNLTLKVKPGSNLLITGPNGSGKSSLFRVLGGLWPLISGHIVKPGVGSDLNKEIFYVPQRPYTAVGTLRDQLIYPLTAHQEVEPLTRDGMAELLKNVDLEYLLDRYPPEKEINWGEELSLGEQQRLGMARLFYHKPKFAILDECTSAVTTDMEERFCSKVRDMGTSCITISHRPALVAFHDVVLSLDGEGGWSVHYKREEIPEGVINSTRPKTDRQSDAVVVQQAFSSLEKASSFSKSDAGSYNPRVIATSPPAESIATRPIVPQLEGIPRILPLRIAALIKILVPTLFDKQGAQLLAVGFLVLSRTWISDRIASLNGTTVKYVLEQDKASFIRLIGVSVLQSAANAFIAPSLRHFTARLALGWRIRLTKHLLKSYMMNNAFYKVFYMSNKSIDADQRLTNDLEKLTADLSGLVTGMVKPSVDILWFTWRMKMLTGRRGVAILYAYMLLGLGFLRTAAPDFGELTSQEQQLEGIFRFMHERLRTHAESVAFFGGGSREKAMIESRFKKLVDHSLLNLKKKWLFGILDDFITKQLPHNVTWGLSLLYALDHQGDRAMTSTQGELAHALRFLASVVSQSFLAFGDILELNRKFLELSGGINRISELDELLNAAHSVTRGSTTNKRDFHSEDVISFSRVDIITPAQKMLAKKLTCDVLQEKSLLVTGPNGSGKSSIFRVLRGLWPIASGKLTKPSQNTKEDQWGCGIFYVPQRPYTCLGTLRDQIIYPLSREEAEMKSSKLYAKGETSVDNVLDMHLGTILQHVRLNYLLEREEGGWDANLNWEDILSLGEQQRLGMARLFFHKPNFGILDECTNATSVDVEEHLYKVAKSMGITVVTSSQRPALIPFHSLELRLIDGEGNWELRSIEQ